The DNA region CCATCTATTTCTAAGCGACAGATCATTACAGCTCTGATGGTGGACAGATGGTGATGAATTGGCACTGAAACTGGTGCTGGACAATTTTGGAAGCAGTCAATTGCACAAACTGCTATATCACTTCTTTTCCATGATGTAGTCATCATGTGAGTGCCAGATCCAGACAGAAACTTCACCCACTCCCCTGTGACACCAGAGATGGGTGACACCACAGGGACAATCCTGCGGCTCGGTGCTTCATGCACAAGCACAAGTTTGTTCTGATAGAAACAATCACAACTGACAAGACACTGACTAATATCCAGCATATGGCAACctaatcaaatcaaacaaactgCAAGCCACAATTAGTACAATAAAGACACAACAAGACCTGACTTCTGGGCGTCTCATCAAGCAATAGGAAAAAGCCCCAGAAGCTCCAGGGAAGTGATGCTCCCTCAACTACTAATAAAAACAAGCGAGATACTGTAGAAGTGCTTTAACCAATGCTGTCATCTAGTGGTCTAAATGTGTACAGGATGGGTATTCTTCCGCTGCTGTGCCATGTAAATTGAAAAAGGCAGGGTGCCTCTGTGTAGTTCTTCTGTTGAATTGGAAAGACTTCAAACTTAGTGTCTTGTCTCCCTATATTTTTGCTTCTGATTGAGGCTCTCACTGCCACCCCCTTCTGGTCAATATTTTCTTGAAGTATTCTTTAAAATGCCCTCTAGGAAAGATattgaaaatggaaatggaaacatTTCAGGAAAAGTTATATATCAGAACACCAGCCCAATATgttaattaaaagtaaaaaatgtgtgTTGGGGGTTCTTTTAAAGTGCCTTAAAAACGTATGAATACCATAAGATTCTGATGTTCTGAGTGTTTGCACAACTTCACTCTCCTGATAGTGTAATTGACAAAGGGCTTTTTACTTTTTCCAACAATCAGGTGTCCAAAGACAGATAGGGACTATGGTCTCAATACATGCCATATACTTTGACAAATTAACATAAATGTAGCATTAACAGTGAACAGAAACCTTTGAGTTCCAAATATTTTTATCATGTCAGATTTTAATAAGTTTTAAGTGTGTACTGgtgatgttttcttgtttctatCACCATTTCTATCTCCTTTAAAAATTACCAAATGTCACTGAGGACAAAAAAATGCTAAGAGACAAAAGGTCAAACTGATATATTTCACTAAACATGACCCACCAGGCTCAGCAGTTAATTGCTGTGTTGCAGAGTGACCCGTAACCCTTAATAAGAACCACACTATACTTATACTGTACTCACGCTGCAATCTCAGGCTTAAACATAGCTCACCCAGCATCAAACCCAGTAATTTGCATCTACATCATCAACCTCAACAACAGAAGGTAATTTGATTGAACTGCCTGGCTTAAAACACCATGTTAGATTTCTTTTTTAGAAATGGCTTCTATACCACCAGTCTCACTAATTGGATAGCTGACCTTTCTCTGCTTTGAAATTGCCTACTCATCAGTTTGGAAGCCACATTGTCACAACACTCATAGGCTGAAAGGATAGCTGAACCCTGCTGACTTGGGTACACAAAGGAAAACACCCATATGTGTAATGTTCAAGACACCAGTTGCATCACAACATGTGACAGTTAAGCATGAAATCTGGTTGATGAATCTGGTGAAGTGACATGCTGCTGAAGACACTGGAAAGGTTTCTGGTGTTCATTCATTGAccataatgaaaaataaatcaaaaagtaACCTCTGCTGTAATGGCTTTTCTTATTGTTTGATAtttcagaaaacattaaaacacattttgaacacGAGGAATCGAATTCAACATCACAGTCACCAAATAAATCTTTGTTCAGGAAACTGGTTTGAGACAGCtggcaaacatgttttcagtggccAGGAGAGGTCACTCTTCACTCTAAATATTTAACAAACTCACTCTAAGTAAGCAAATGACAAGTGATACGTCGTCGTCAAGTGATGAAGGACAACACCAAGAAGTGGGGAAAAGTTGTAACAGAAGCAACAGTGAAAAAATATCTACGCCAGTTAGGCACAGCCTGTCAAGTCAACTCAAGTCTTTGAGTCATGTCACACTAACTACAAATCCCATGTTCTAACAGATACGGACGCCCACCTAGCTTCTATGAATTTTGTAACTTCTGTCCAATCGTTGTTTCGATATTTATGAGGATGTACTAACCAAGAGCTGTCATTGGTTTCTATGTGGTTTCCAGGAAGTGAACGCCACAATTCTAACCACCTCCCACATGTGAGCCCCATCGATAGCACCACGCGCAGcgtgtggaggagagagagaaaccggTCTCGAAGGCAACGTCATTCCTCGGACCACCGACTCGACGTAGAGCAGCGGACAGACAGCGGAGCGGAGCGGCGTTGTCCGAGGCAGGTACCGTACCGGCTCCATTTATGCCGACATATACCTGAAGTCTGAAAAGCTGACAGTTGGTTTCCAGTAGAACAGAGAAAAAGTAGGTCGTATTAGATAAGAACAGGGTGGACGCTAGGGCCTGGCAGACTGTAGGCCTGTTATTCTCCGCGCACTGTACTGGCACAGACATCCCGGGTAAGGTCTTTCTATCACGGTCAGTCCAGCTGCCAGTAACGTAACTGGTCAGGTGCCTTAACGGACACCGCGCCACTAGTTTGGAGAGGTACCTAATTCAGATAATTAGGACCAGTATTTTGTTAGTCTAATAAGACTGTAAGTATTGGGCAATCTGGTTACTGGTCGGTTCACCGCATatgcctttcttttctttttccacgtCTTTTCAGGTGCTGAAGCGATTACAGCAGAAAGATGGCGGACGACCCCAGCGCGGCGGACAGGAACGTGGAGATATGGAAAATCAAGAAGCTGATCAAAAGTTTGGAAGCTGCCCGTGGGTAAGGAATCGATTTGAGGTGTATTTTGAAGCAGCGGCAGGGTCAACCAAACTAGTGCGTATTGCCTCGAGGGATGGGGTGACTGTTGACCGCCGCAACAGCTGGAGATCGGATAAGTAGGGCCGAATTTGGgagtggttagcttagcatagctaACTTAGCTTACCGTTGGTTTTGCTGCTAGCTTGCTAATGCTAAGCACAAACTGCGTTGGCATTTGGTGTGTCTGAAGGTTTGAAGCATTGTATTAATTTGGAGGAATATGTGTTTTGACTTTGTCAACGTATGTGTTCTGGGAGTCATTGCGCAGCATGTTGTCCCACAAGGGGTATAAGGCTAATAACGGTAATGTTAGCTGTGATGCTAAGGAGACTCGGTAATAGACGTCATCTCTGGATAGAGGCCGCCATGGGTGTCTTTATCAAGACAGCACGTTGATGAAGAAGGAAGGCCGGCTAGCTTACAGTTTGACTTCCATATGCCCCGTTGGACTAATTACACAACTTTTAAAATGCCGTTTTCCTGACCTTCGGACATGTGGATTATTTCATATAGCCTCTTTATTCGCCAAGAGTACACCAAGTCAGTTGCCTCATGGCAGCCGAGCAGGTCGGTGCTAACGTGCAGTACGTTAAAGCTTCACCGGCTTCAAAATGATCAATTGAAAATAAATCATCAGTTGTTTACCCATACAGGTACTACGGCCTCCTTGAATTATCAAACACGACATACTAAATGTGGGTGTTGCTACACTGGTTTCAAGCTCGCTCTGCGACAGCTTGTCGTTTAGTGCTGCGCAGAATTTGCTGTCCTGGCTCCACCGCCTGCCATGTCACACACAGTTGACCATTTGCCCTAcattcatccagctgctgctaCCTGTCCGTGTGTGGACTCGTGCAAGCGTGTGTGCAGTGTCAGCCTGTACTGGTATGCTTTGTCTCTTGATACTTAGTGAATGAACAGGCAGTATGAAGCAGTGGAACTGAAACTCAGTTCTCGGCTCAAGGGCAGAGATTGCATACAGTGTAACTGAAAGACCACCTTATTTGTCCCTCAGTCTCTCACACCTTTGTCAAGGTGATATTTCGCAAGggaagtttgtgtgtttacaaaaTGAGATGAGGGTAAGAGGTGGGGTTACCTTTAAGATAATTAAATGAACAGGTTCAAAGTCACCCTCCTGAGTGGTCAAAGTTGAGTAGTTAGTCTGGATAACCCCTGCCATGTCAGTGTCATTTTGACACAGATATGAATTCTGTTGCTGTGTCTAGCCTGTTGCACTCTAGTAGTGGTGAAGCACTAATATTTATAGTGCGTTGTTAGACACCATATTCCATAGCATCTTCTGTGTATGTATACCTAAGTGTTTCTCTAAATCCTGACattaaatccttttttttctgtttagtaATGGAACCAGTATGATCTCACTGATCATCCCTCCCAAGGACCAGATCTCCAGAGTGGCCAAGATGTTGGCTGATGAATTTGGAACTGCTTCCAACATCAAGAGTCGAGTCAACAGGCTCTCTGTACTCGGGGCCATCACCTCTGTACAGCAAAGACTAAAACTCTACAACAAGGGTATGTGTTGTCAATAACATCCTTACATGCTTTTGAGTAGAACAGAGTTAATTTTTAACACAATGTTTATGTAAAAATTACCCTCATATTCCCAGTAAAGGCCAGATAGAGAGTTAGATTTAGTGTTTAATTGACATTTAATCAGATGTTACTCATGCAAAGATGACAAATAATCATCAGCAAGAGAAGGCTGCATCTCATTTTTGTGCTTGTGGACAGTTAAGTGCAGCTTTATCAACATGAACAAGTTTTCAGTTACAGTTGGTCTAGGTTGAACTAGAAGTTATACAAATGTACCTACGCCTGTCAGCTTGTAACCAGTTAGTAAATAAGAGAACAATATTTAAGTGGTAGTAGATGAGGTGTTTATAGCATTAAACTTGGAAGGTTGGCAGCTATAAGCATGGGAGAATGGTGTGTATTACCCATTATTATAATCAAAGTGTGTACAAAATATCATTCATCATGATAGAAGAATATTCCTTTGATATTTTGTCACTGAATGTTTTGGCCTCTCAGAGCCTAGACAGCAACATGAGTGGTGTCTAGGGTTACTACAGTGGAAAATACCTCAGACAAATATCAAGATACACCAGAGTGTATCTTCAAAGTGTAAATTGTGTATgcatctgtacaaaaacctgATATTTGTCTAATCTGTTGGCCTCtgactttttttctcttgcCAGTGCCACCCAATGGTTTGGTCGTGTACTGTGGCACTATTGTGACAGAGGAAGGCAAGGAGAAGAAAGTCAATATCGACTTCGAGCCTTTTAAGCCAATCAACACCTCCCTGTACCTCTGCGACAACAAGTTCCATACCGAGGTAAGAGCTTTCTCTTGGTTTCTGTGTCTGCATATGATCTTTATCTGTGTCTTCATATTTCTATAAGTTTACATATAACGTTTTCTGGCATGTTCTCATCATCCCTCACTCCTCCCTAACCCAGGCATTGACAGCCCTGCTCTCTGATGACAGTAAGTTTGGCTTTATTGTGATCGACGGTAGTGGGGCACTGTTTGGCACACTGCAGGGAAACACCAGGGAGGTGCTACACAAGTTCACTGTGGACCTACCCAAGAAGCACGGTACTGACCCACAATATTAACTCAATGCTGAACTTTTGATATTTTCCACTGCACAGCATGGACCTTTAGAGAATTGATCAAatataatgtttgtttttttttagtttatcaAACATTGTCAAGACTGTGTTActtatctttatttttcttttaggCAGAGGAGGGCAGTCTGCTCTGCGTTTTGCCCGTCTGAGAATGGAGAAGAGACACAACTATGTGAGAAAAGTGGCTGAGACGGCTGTCCAGCTTTTTGTCTCCAACGACAAAGTTAACGTAGCGGGAATGGTCTTGGCTGGCTCTGCCGACTTCAAGACTGAGCTCAGCCAGTCTGATATGTTCGACCCAGTAAGTTTCCATCCATGTGTGCTCAAATAAGAAGCTGTTAAAATTATTCACTGTGTAATATATCAGCAATGAACTGATGTGAATGACTTTTGATAAATTTAGAACCTAGACTACTAGTTGGTTTAACTTGGTGACGCTCTTGTATTTCACTTGCTGTTGTAGCAATTTATTGAAAGGCTAATACGCCTTTTAAACCCTTTAAATACTCCATACAGTCATACCATAATGATGAGTACCTTCCTCAACCCTCTTTTAAAACCATTGTGCCATTTAGTACAATTTAATTACAATTGgtaacaacaagaaacaacagaaacaacaagcGTGTTTGTAAATAATCTCCATGTCCCAGACTTTATTGTGAGCTTATGTTGGCAGTTCTGTGGTTGCACTAACACTTGAGCGATGGTAGTTTCAACGCTGGCACCTTTTAAGTCAACTTTGCACAGGTATCCTGCCACAGCTCTAGTAGGATCAAAACCATTTCTGTTCATATCCTTTACCATTTTCCCATGTTAGGGACTTAACATACCAGTGAGAGAAAGGAAAATACCAATACTTATTTCTCAAGCTGCTGgttttggaggaaaaaagtaaaatgactATTCATATAATGTATGCTTCTAATTATATCACTGAATGCCGGTGGATGTCTGTATAGTGTGTTTAACTAAtatgtgtctttgttttctaCAGAGGTTACAGGCCAAGGTTTTGAAGCTGGTGGACATCTCGTATGGAGGAGAGAATGGTTTCAACCAGGCTATAGAGCTGTCAGCAGAGGTTCTTTCTAATGTCAAGTTTATCCAGGAGAAGAAACTCATAGGTGAGTCCCGCTGTTGAGACATTGGAACAACATACAAAAGTTTTTGTTGCAATAGAGATTTTCCTAATGGTTATCTCTGTAGGGCGGTACTTCGATGAGATCAGTCAGGACACGGGGAAGTACTGTTTTGGTGTGGACGACACACTCAAAGCCCTGGAGATGGGAGCAGTTGAGATCCTCATAGTCTACGAGAACTTAGACACCATGCGCTACATTCTACGTGTGCATGGGGCAGAGAGCAACGGAGCAGAGAACGGTACACAAATTACAAATATCACATCTACCATTGTTGA from Chaetodon trifascialis isolate fChaTrf1 chromosome 5, fChaTrf1.hap1, whole genome shotgun sequence includes:
- the etf1a gene encoding eukaryotic peptide chain release factor subunit 1-like; amino-acid sequence: MADDPSAADRNVEIWKIKKLIKSLEAARGNGTSMISLIIPPKDQISRVAKMLADEFGTASNIKSRVNRLSVLGAITSVQQRLKLYNKVPPNGLVVYCGTIVTEEGKEKKVNIDFEPFKPINTSLYLCDNKFHTEALTALLSDDSKFGFIVIDGSGALFGTLQGNTREVLHKFTVDLPKKHGRGGQSALRFARLRMEKRHNYVRKVAETAVQLFVSNDKVNVAGMVLAGSADFKTELSQSDMFDPRLQAKVLKLVDISYGGENGFNQAIELSAEVLSNVKFIQEKKLIGRYFDEISQDTGKYCFGVDDTLKALEMGAVEILIVYENLDTMRYILRVHGAESNGAENDEKTLYLTPEQEKDKSHFTDKETGQEHELIESMPLLEWFANNYKKFGATLEIVTDKSQEGSQFVKGFGGIGGILRYRVDFQGMEYQGEDDEFFDLDDY